A region of Stigmatopora nigra isolate UIUO_SnigA chromosome 6, RoL_Snig_1.1, whole genome shotgun sequence DNA encodes the following proteins:
- the LOC144198426 gene encoding uncharacterized protein LOC144198426: protein MRLLMAAVLIVLLSWLYRAWISNSTFDKHAIPCEEFSASDTAVYLLLSPLSMYSILTSTLVRLVVAAPTLIFSALRHTVLLLVATPACMLSLFVSAMLTCILVGMYLLHIALVGGVAVWTLVQHPSDVVHEKVKFQKKRQI from the exons ATGAGGCTCTTAATGGCAGCTGTTCTCATTGTGCTCTTATCAT GGCTGTACCGGGCCTGGATCTCCAACAGCACTTTTGACAAACATGCAATTCCTTGTGAG GAGTTTTCCGCGAGTGATACAGCGGTCTACCTCCTCCTGTCTCCCCTAAGCATGTACTCAATTTTGACGTCTACACTTGTCAGACTGGTCGTAGCCGCCCCAACGTTAATCTTCAGCGCCCTTCGTCACACCGTCTTGCTCCTGGTAGCGACGCCCGCCTGCATGCTTAGCCTGTTTGTGTCCGCCATGCTCACCTGCATACTTGTGGGCATGTACCTGCTGCATATAGCTTTGGTGGGGGGTGTGGCTGTCTGGACACTTGTCCAACATCCTAGTGATGTAGTTCACGAGAAGGTCAAGTTCCAGAAGAAGAGGCAAATCtga
- the melk gene encoding maternal embryonic leucine zipper kinase isoform X3: MPMERMESRREDDLYKYYEVHETIGSGGFAKVKLGRHILTGEKVAIKIMQKKDLGDDLPRVKLEIEAMKNLSHQHICRLYQVIESSTQIFMILEYCPGGELFDYIIAKDRLSEEETRVFFRQIVSAMAYVHSQGYAHRDLKPENLLIDGDHNLKLIDFGLCAKPKGGLGYELMTCCGSPAYAAPELIQGKAYIGSEADVWSMGVLLFALLCGYLPFDDDNCMVLYRKITRGTYDNPSWLSPGSVLLLNQMMQVDPKLRLAVRQLLQHPWVMKDYNTPVEWYSKQPLGHIDQDCITEMAVNLKRSRESTTALVQEWRYDHITATYLLLLSMKQRGKPVRIKTEHHFTEDTFSPLHGGLQKPHHYADDDDAVILDSLDLCSDFIDDCPWVARHPQQGVCGKMEPTLDDKLASPLEKRCNRSPAERRKATATHHLERRHKERQQASENKENVAQREKEVEIFALPPPRTPTSSKKSMQPRNVLTTPGQNVSNGYKSTPKAVEGSGSKEPVKRKAVESKESTNIEILAFSPERRSRSLDLPASGDSGRKRRAGRVFGSLERGLDKVITMLTPSKRRAQRDGPRKIKVQYNVTQTGQTNPDQVLNHILSILPEKNVEFRQKGYTVKCKTLDDFGKVTMAFELEVCLLHRSELVGVRRQRLKGDAWVYKHLVEDILATSCI, translated from the exons ATGCCTATGGAGAGGATGGAATCACGTCGGGAAGACGATCTTTACAAATACTACGAGGTTCATGAGACTATTGGCTCAG GGGGCTTCGCTAAAGTGAAGCTGGGTCGGCATATCCTGACAGGAGAGAAGGTGGCCATTAAGATCATGCAGAAAAAGGACCTTGGG GACGATCTCCCTCGTGTGAAGCTAGAAATCGAGGCAATGAAGAACTTAAGTCATCAGCACATCTGCCGTCTCTACCAAGTCATTGAGTCCTCCACACAAATCTTCATGATACTTGAA TACTGTCCTGGAGGGGAATTATTCGACTACATCATAGCAAAGGACCGGCTCTCAGAAGAGGAGACAAGAGTATTTTTCCGACAAATCGTGTCAGCCATGGCATATGTCCACAGCCAGGGCTACGCACACAGGGACCTAAAACCG GAGAACCTATTGATTGATGGAGACCACAACCTGAAGCTCATAGATTTTGGGTTGTGTGCCAAACCTAAG GGAGGTCTGGGCTATGAGTTGATGACATGTTGTGGAAGTCCAGCTTATGCTGCTCCTGAGCTCATTCAGGGAAAAGCTTACATTGGCTCAGAG GCCGATGTTTGGAGTATGGGAGTCTTGCTGTTCGCGCTACTTTGTGGCTATCTACCTTTTGATGATGACAACTGTATGGTCCTCTACAGGAAAATTACC AGAGGAACGTACGACAACCCTTCCTGGCTATCCCCAGGAAGCGTCCTCTTGCTCAATCAGATGATGCAA GTGGACCCCAAGTTGCGCCTGGCAGTACGACAGCTGCTTCAGCACCCTTGGGTAATGAAAGACTACAACACTCCTGTGGAGTGGTACAGCAAGCAACCG CTGGGTCACATAGACCAGGACTGCATTACTGAGATGGCAGTCAACTTAAAGCGGTCCAGAGAGAGCACCACAGCACTTGTTCAAGAG TGGCGCTATGACCACATCACAGCCACATACTTGCTTCTGCTGTCAATGAAGCAGCGAGGCAAGCCTGTGCGTATCAAAACGGAGCACCACTTCACCGAAGATACATTCTCTCCTCTACATGGTGGATTACAG AAACCACATCACTATGCTGATGACGATGACGCTGTGATCCTGGATTCTTTGGATCTTTGCTCCGACTTCATCGATGATTGTCCGTGGGTTGCACGGCACCCCCAGCAAGGGGTTTGCGGGAAGATGGAACCCACTCTTGATGACAAG CTGGCATCTCCATTAGAGAAAAGATGCAATCGGAGCCCGGCCGAGAGAAGAAAAGCAACAGCCACGCACCACCTGGAAAGGAGGCACAAAGAACGCCAACAAGCCAGTGAGAACAAAGAGAATGTTGCCCAGCGGGAGAAAGAGGTGGAAATATTTGCACTGCCTCCACCCCGCACGCCCACCTCaagcaaaaaaagcatgcaaCCTAGGAACGTTTTGACCACGCCCGGTCAAAATGTCTCAAATGGGTATAAAAGCACACCCAAAG CAGTCGAAGGAAGTGGTTCCAAAGAGCCCGTGAAGAGGAAAGCAGTCGAGAGCAAAGAATCCACAAACATAGAGATCCTCGCTTTTAGTCCTGAACGAAG GTCTCGCTCTTTGGACCTCCCCGCTAGCGGAGACAGCGGACGGAAACGGCGAGCAGGGCGAGTGTTTGGCTCCCTGGAGAGGGGCCTGGACAAGGTGATCACCATGCTTACCCCCAGCAAGAGACGAGCGCAGCGTGACGGCCCACGCAAGATTAAG GTCCAGTACAACGTTACCCAGACGGGACAGACAAATCCAGACCAAGTGTTAAACCACATCCTATCCATACTGCCTGagaaaaatgttgaattcaGACAGAAAGG GTACACAGTGAAGTGCAAGACGCTGGATGACTTTGGGAAGGTGACCATGGCCTTTGAGCTCGAGGTGTGTCTCCTGCACCGGTCAGAACTGGTTGGCGTGCGTCGTCAGCGCCTAAAAGGAGACGCTTGGGTCTATAAACACTTAGTGGAGGACATCCTTGCCACATCCTGCATCTGA
- the melk gene encoding maternal embryonic leucine zipper kinase isoform X2, protein MPMERMESRREDDLYKYYEVHETIGSGGFAKVKLGRHILTGEKVAIKIMQKKDLGDDLPRVKLEIEAMKNLSHQHICRLYQVIESSTQIFMILEYCPGGELFDYIIAKDRLSEEETRVFFRQIVSAMAYVHSQGYAHRDLKPENLLIDGDHNLKLIDFGLCAKPKGGLGYELMTCCGSPAYAAPELIQGKAYIGSEADVWSMGVLLFALLCGYLPFDDDNCMVLYRKITRGTYDNPSWLSPGSVLLLNQMMQVDPKLRLAVRQLLQHPWVMKDYNTPVEWYSKQPLGHIDQDCITEMAVNLKRSRESTTALVQEWRYDHITATYLLLLSMKQRGKPVRIKTEHHFTEDTFSPLHGGLQKPHHYADDDDAVILDSLDLCSDFIDDCPWVARHPQQGVCGKMEPTLDDKKLASPLEKRCNRSPAERRKATATHHLERRHKERQQASENKENVAQREKEVEIFALPPPRTPTSSKKSMQPRNVLTTPGQNVSNGYKSTPKVEGSGSKEPVKRKAVESKESTNIEILAFSPERRSRSLDLPASGDSGRKRRAGRVFGSLERGLDKVITMLTPSKRRAQRDGPRKIKVQYNVTQTGQTNPDQVLNHILSILPEKNVEFRQKGYTVKCKTLDDFGKVTMAFELEVCLLHRSELVGVRRQRLKGDAWVYKHLVEDILATSCI, encoded by the exons ATGCCTATGGAGAGGATGGAATCACGTCGGGAAGACGATCTTTACAAATACTACGAGGTTCATGAGACTATTGGCTCAG GGGGCTTCGCTAAAGTGAAGCTGGGTCGGCATATCCTGACAGGAGAGAAGGTGGCCATTAAGATCATGCAGAAAAAGGACCTTGGG GACGATCTCCCTCGTGTGAAGCTAGAAATCGAGGCAATGAAGAACTTAAGTCATCAGCACATCTGCCGTCTCTACCAAGTCATTGAGTCCTCCACACAAATCTTCATGATACTTGAA TACTGTCCTGGAGGGGAATTATTCGACTACATCATAGCAAAGGACCGGCTCTCAGAAGAGGAGACAAGAGTATTTTTCCGACAAATCGTGTCAGCCATGGCATATGTCCACAGCCAGGGCTACGCACACAGGGACCTAAAACCG GAGAACCTATTGATTGATGGAGACCACAACCTGAAGCTCATAGATTTTGGGTTGTGTGCCAAACCTAAG GGAGGTCTGGGCTATGAGTTGATGACATGTTGTGGAAGTCCAGCTTATGCTGCTCCTGAGCTCATTCAGGGAAAAGCTTACATTGGCTCAGAG GCCGATGTTTGGAGTATGGGAGTCTTGCTGTTCGCGCTACTTTGTGGCTATCTACCTTTTGATGATGACAACTGTATGGTCCTCTACAGGAAAATTACC AGAGGAACGTACGACAACCCTTCCTGGCTATCCCCAGGAAGCGTCCTCTTGCTCAATCAGATGATGCAA GTGGACCCCAAGTTGCGCCTGGCAGTACGACAGCTGCTTCAGCACCCTTGGGTAATGAAAGACTACAACACTCCTGTGGAGTGGTACAGCAAGCAACCG CTGGGTCACATAGACCAGGACTGCATTACTGAGATGGCAGTCAACTTAAAGCGGTCCAGAGAGAGCACCACAGCACTTGTTCAAGAG TGGCGCTATGACCACATCACAGCCACATACTTGCTTCTGCTGTCAATGAAGCAGCGAGGCAAGCCTGTGCGTATCAAAACGGAGCACCACTTCACCGAAGATACATTCTCTCCTCTACATGGTGGATTACAG AAACCACATCACTATGCTGATGACGATGACGCTGTGATCCTGGATTCTTTGGATCTTTGCTCCGACTTCATCGATGATTGTCCGTGGGTTGCACGGCACCCCCAGCAAGGGGTTTGCGGGAAGATGGAACCCACTCTTGATGACAAG AAGCTGGCATCTCCATTAGAGAAAAGATGCAATCGGAGCCCGGCCGAGAGAAGAAAAGCAACAGCCACGCACCACCTGGAAAGGAGGCACAAAGAACGCCAACAAGCCAGTGAGAACAAAGAGAATGTTGCCCAGCGGGAGAAAGAGGTGGAAATATTTGCACTGCCTCCACCCCGCACGCCCACCTCaagcaaaaaaagcatgcaaCCTAGGAACGTTTTGACCACGCCCGGTCAAAATGTCTCAAATGGGTATAAAAGCACACCCAAAG TCGAAGGAAGTGGTTCCAAAGAGCCCGTGAAGAGGAAAGCAGTCGAGAGCAAAGAATCCACAAACATAGAGATCCTCGCTTTTAGTCCTGAACGAAG GTCTCGCTCTTTGGACCTCCCCGCTAGCGGAGACAGCGGACGGAAACGGCGAGCAGGGCGAGTGTTTGGCTCCCTGGAGAGGGGCCTGGACAAGGTGATCACCATGCTTACCCCCAGCAAGAGACGAGCGCAGCGTGACGGCCCACGCAAGATTAAG GTCCAGTACAACGTTACCCAGACGGGACAGACAAATCCAGACCAAGTGTTAAACCACATCCTATCCATACTGCCTGagaaaaatgttgaattcaGACAGAAAGG GTACACAGTGAAGTGCAAGACGCTGGATGACTTTGGGAAGGTGACCATGGCCTTTGAGCTCGAGGTGTGTCTCCTGCACCGGTCAGAACTGGTTGGCGTGCGTCGTCAGCGCCTAAAAGGAGACGCTTGGGTCTATAAACACTTAGTGGAGGACATCCTTGCCACATCCTGCATCTGA
- the melk gene encoding maternal embryonic leucine zipper kinase isoform X1 produces MPMERMESRREDDLYKYYEVHETIGSGGFAKVKLGRHILTGEKVAIKIMQKKDLGDDLPRVKLEIEAMKNLSHQHICRLYQVIESSTQIFMILEYCPGGELFDYIIAKDRLSEEETRVFFRQIVSAMAYVHSQGYAHRDLKPENLLIDGDHNLKLIDFGLCAKPKGGLGYELMTCCGSPAYAAPELIQGKAYIGSEADVWSMGVLLFALLCGYLPFDDDNCMVLYRKITRGTYDNPSWLSPGSVLLLNQMMQVDPKLRLAVRQLLQHPWVMKDYNTPVEWYSKQPLGHIDQDCITEMAVNLKRSRESTTALVQEWRYDHITATYLLLLSMKQRGKPVRIKTEHHFTEDTFSPLHGGLQKPHHYADDDDAVILDSLDLCSDFIDDCPWVARHPQQGVCGKMEPTLDDKKLASPLEKRCNRSPAERRKATATHHLERRHKERQQASENKENVAQREKEVEIFALPPPRTPTSSKKSMQPRNVLTTPGQNVSNGYKSTPKAVEGSGSKEPVKRKAVESKESTNIEILAFSPERRSRSLDLPASGDSGRKRRAGRVFGSLERGLDKVITMLTPSKRRAQRDGPRKIKVQYNVTQTGQTNPDQVLNHILSILPEKNVEFRQKGYTVKCKTLDDFGKVTMAFELEVCLLHRSELVGVRRQRLKGDAWVYKHLVEDILATSCI; encoded by the exons ATGCCTATGGAGAGGATGGAATCACGTCGGGAAGACGATCTTTACAAATACTACGAGGTTCATGAGACTATTGGCTCAG GGGGCTTCGCTAAAGTGAAGCTGGGTCGGCATATCCTGACAGGAGAGAAGGTGGCCATTAAGATCATGCAGAAAAAGGACCTTGGG GACGATCTCCCTCGTGTGAAGCTAGAAATCGAGGCAATGAAGAACTTAAGTCATCAGCACATCTGCCGTCTCTACCAAGTCATTGAGTCCTCCACACAAATCTTCATGATACTTGAA TACTGTCCTGGAGGGGAATTATTCGACTACATCATAGCAAAGGACCGGCTCTCAGAAGAGGAGACAAGAGTATTTTTCCGACAAATCGTGTCAGCCATGGCATATGTCCACAGCCAGGGCTACGCACACAGGGACCTAAAACCG GAGAACCTATTGATTGATGGAGACCACAACCTGAAGCTCATAGATTTTGGGTTGTGTGCCAAACCTAAG GGAGGTCTGGGCTATGAGTTGATGACATGTTGTGGAAGTCCAGCTTATGCTGCTCCTGAGCTCATTCAGGGAAAAGCTTACATTGGCTCAGAG GCCGATGTTTGGAGTATGGGAGTCTTGCTGTTCGCGCTACTTTGTGGCTATCTACCTTTTGATGATGACAACTGTATGGTCCTCTACAGGAAAATTACC AGAGGAACGTACGACAACCCTTCCTGGCTATCCCCAGGAAGCGTCCTCTTGCTCAATCAGATGATGCAA GTGGACCCCAAGTTGCGCCTGGCAGTACGACAGCTGCTTCAGCACCCTTGGGTAATGAAAGACTACAACACTCCTGTGGAGTGGTACAGCAAGCAACCG CTGGGTCACATAGACCAGGACTGCATTACTGAGATGGCAGTCAACTTAAAGCGGTCCAGAGAGAGCACCACAGCACTTGTTCAAGAG TGGCGCTATGACCACATCACAGCCACATACTTGCTTCTGCTGTCAATGAAGCAGCGAGGCAAGCCTGTGCGTATCAAAACGGAGCACCACTTCACCGAAGATACATTCTCTCCTCTACATGGTGGATTACAG AAACCACATCACTATGCTGATGACGATGACGCTGTGATCCTGGATTCTTTGGATCTTTGCTCCGACTTCATCGATGATTGTCCGTGGGTTGCACGGCACCCCCAGCAAGGGGTTTGCGGGAAGATGGAACCCACTCTTGATGACAAG AAGCTGGCATCTCCATTAGAGAAAAGATGCAATCGGAGCCCGGCCGAGAGAAGAAAAGCAACAGCCACGCACCACCTGGAAAGGAGGCACAAAGAACGCCAACAAGCCAGTGAGAACAAAGAGAATGTTGCCCAGCGGGAGAAAGAGGTGGAAATATTTGCACTGCCTCCACCCCGCACGCCCACCTCaagcaaaaaaagcatgcaaCCTAGGAACGTTTTGACCACGCCCGGTCAAAATGTCTCAAATGGGTATAAAAGCACACCCAAAG CAGTCGAAGGAAGTGGTTCCAAAGAGCCCGTGAAGAGGAAAGCAGTCGAGAGCAAAGAATCCACAAACATAGAGATCCTCGCTTTTAGTCCTGAACGAAG GTCTCGCTCTTTGGACCTCCCCGCTAGCGGAGACAGCGGACGGAAACGGCGAGCAGGGCGAGTGTTTGGCTCCCTGGAGAGGGGCCTGGACAAGGTGATCACCATGCTTACCCCCAGCAAGAGACGAGCGCAGCGTGACGGCCCACGCAAGATTAAG GTCCAGTACAACGTTACCCAGACGGGACAGACAAATCCAGACCAAGTGTTAAACCACATCCTATCCATACTGCCTGagaaaaatgttgaattcaGACAGAAAGG GTACACAGTGAAGTGCAAGACGCTGGATGACTTTGGGAAGGTGACCATGGCCTTTGAGCTCGAGGTGTGTCTCCTGCACCGGTCAGAACTGGTTGGCGTGCGTCGTCAGCGCCTAAAAGGAGACGCTTGGGTCTATAAACACTTAGTGGAGGACATCCTTGCCACATCCTGCATCTGA